A window of the Pristis pectinata isolate sPriPec2 chromosome 27, sPriPec2.1.pri, whole genome shotgun sequence genome harbors these coding sequences:
- the atp5l gene encoding ATP synthase subunit g, mitochondrial, with amino-acid sequence MAEAARRLVQRAVTGAPALASAAVKYSRPRLATFWKYARVELSPPTPGEIPVAVESFKGLVASFKAGSYKQVTVKDAVRNTLVATEVLMWFYIGEVIGRGSLIGYNV; translated from the exons ATGGCGGAGGCAGCGCGGCGGCTGGTGCAGCGGGCGGTGACCGGGGCGCCGGCGCTCGCCAGCG CTGCTGTGAAGTACTCAAGGCCTCGTCTAGCTACCTTCTGGAAATATGCTCGGGTAGAGCTGAGTCCTCCAACCCCTGGTGAAATCCCTGTGGCTGTTGAAAGCTTCAAGGGCCTTGTTGCATCATTCAAGGCTGGGAGTTACAAACAAGTAACTGTCAAG GATGCCGTGAGGAATACACTGGTGGCCACCGAAGTTCTGATGTGGTTTTACATCGGTGAGGTCATTGGCCGGGGAAGCTTGATTGGATATAATGTCTGA